A genomic region of Pseudomonas sp. MPC6 contains the following coding sequences:
- the dapD gene encoding 2,3,4,5-tetrahydropyridine-2,6-dicarboxylate N-succinyltransferase, whose amino-acid sequence MSTTLFSLAFGVGTQNRQGAWLEVFYAQPLLNPSAELVAAIAPILGYTEGNQAITFTLAQASQLADALKGVDAVQAALLTRLAESHKPLVATVLAEDAPLSSTPEAYLKLHLLSHRLVKPHGLNLTGIFPLLPNVAWTSQGAIDLAELAERQLEARLRGELLEVFSVDKFPKMTDYVVPAGVRIADAARLRLGAYVGEGTTVMHEGFVNFNAGTEGPGMIEGRVSAGVFVGKGSDLGGGCSTMGTLSGGGNIVIKVGEGCLIGANAGIGIPLGDRNTVESGLYITAGTKVALLDEHNALVKVVKARELAGQSDLLFRRNSQTGAVECKTHKSAIELNEALHAHN is encoded by the coding sequence ATGTCCACTACCCTGTTCAGCCTGGCCTTTGGTGTCGGCACTCAAAACCGTCAAGGCGCATGGCTGGAAGTGTTTTACGCGCAGCCACTGCTCAACCCGTCGGCCGAACTGGTCGCCGCCATTGCGCCCATTCTGGGCTACACCGAAGGCAACCAGGCCATCACCTTCACCCTCGCTCAGGCTTCGCAACTGGCCGACGCGCTCAAAGGCGTCGACGCTGTCCAGGCCGCCCTGCTCACCCGTCTGGCCGAAAGCCACAAGCCGCTGGTCGCCACCGTTCTGGCCGAAGATGCGCCACTGTCTTCCACGCCTGAGGCTTATCTCAAGCTGCACTTGCTGTCCCATCGCCTGGTCAAGCCGCACGGTTTGAACCTCACCGGGATTTTCCCGTTGCTGCCGAACGTGGCGTGGACCAGCCAGGGCGCCATCGACCTGGCCGAACTGGCCGAGCGTCAACTGGAAGCCCGCCTGCGTGGCGAGCTGCTGGAAGTGTTCTCGGTGGACAAGTTCCCGAAAATGACCGACTACGTGGTGCCGGCCGGTGTGCGTATCGCTGATGCGGCACGTCTGCGCCTGGGCGCCTATGTCGGCGAAGGCACCACCGTGATGCACGAAGGTTTCGTCAACTTCAACGCCGGCACCGAAGGCCCGGGCATGATCGAAGGCCGTGTTTCCGCGGGCGTATTCGTCGGCAAGGGCTCGGACCTGGGCGGCGGTTGCTCGACCATGGGCACCCTGTCGGGCGGCGGTAACATCGTGATCAAGGTCGGCGAAGGCTGCCTGATCGGCGCCAACGCCGGTATCGGTATTCCGTTGGGCGACCGCAACACCGTTGAATCGGGCCTGTACATCACCGCCGGGACCAAGGTGGCTTTGCTGGACGAGCACAACGCGCTGGTCAAAGTGGTGAAAGCCCGTGAACTGGCCGGCCAATCGGACCTGCTGTTCCGCCGCAATTCGCAGACCGGTGCCGTGGAATGCAAAACCCACAAATCGGCCATCGAACTGAACGAAGCGCTGCACGCTCACAACTAA
- a CDS encoding ArsC family reductase, with product MTVSSKTLHLFGIKACDTMKKARTWLDEHAVSYDFHDYKTAGIDREHLTQWCDEHGWQVVLNRAGTTFRKLDDERKADLDQRKAIELMLAQPSMIKRPVLDLGDRTLIGFKPDIYAAALK from the coding sequence TTGACCGTTTCAAGTAAAACGTTGCACCTTTTCGGCATCAAAGCCTGCGACACCATGAAAAAGGCGCGCACCTGGCTTGATGAACACGCTGTCAGCTATGACTTCCATGATTACAAAACGGCCGGAATCGACCGTGAACACCTGACCCAATGGTGCGACGAGCACGGCTGGCAAGTGGTGTTGAACCGTGCAGGCACGACCTTTCGCAAGCTCGACGACGAACGCAAAGCCGATCTCGACCAGCGCAAAGCCATCGAACTGATGCTCGCACAACCTTCGATGATCAAGCGCCCGGTGCTCGATCTCGGTGACCGAACCCTGATTGGCTTCAAGCCAGATATCTACGCGGCAGCACTCAAGTAA
- a CDS encoding Na+/H+ antiporter yields MQTAYTVLILLMLVSVSRLVGRVIPLPLPLVQIAAGALLAWPTLGLHVALDPELFLFLFLPPLLFSDGWRMPKRELWRLRGPILTLAVGLVLFTVVGAGYFIHWLLPSVPLPVAFALAAVLSPTDAVAVSAIAQNRLPTPLMHMLQGEALMNDASGLVTFKFALAAAVTGVFSLANASVTFVLVAVGGLAVGVALSWLVGRLRSWMIARGWDDPATHVVFMLLLPFAAYVLAERLGASGILSAVAAGMMQSWLDLLPRQTSTRLLNRSVWSLLEFAFNGLIFLLLGLQLPDIIKAVASHETSLWPTLLYRCLDVVAIFLVLLVLRFIWVQSIWRLSVLLRRWRGKGAMTQVPTARSCWLLTVGGVRGAVTLAGVMSVPLLMGAEAFPERDLLIFIAAGVILLSLIAACIALPLLLRGIEKSPDDKRRNEVRDAWRKTAEAAIHALEAEEANPQDAAQAALAVELKARIMSEYRQQLEVFNDSAEAQALAFQMDLLERRLRLKALRAQRLELYSLSRQHQIGDDVLREVLADLDLSEANLGQVK; encoded by the coding sequence ATGCAAACCGCCTACACCGTCCTGATCCTGTTGATGCTGGTCAGCGTTTCACGCCTTGTCGGACGGGTGATTCCGTTACCGTTGCCACTGGTGCAAATCGCCGCGGGTGCCTTGTTGGCCTGGCCGACCCTCGGGCTGCATGTGGCGCTGGATCCCGAATTGTTTCTTTTTCTGTTCCTGCCGCCGCTGCTGTTTTCCGACGGTTGGCGCATGCCCAAGCGAGAGTTGTGGCGTTTGCGCGGACCGATCCTGACCCTGGCCGTCGGCCTGGTGCTGTTCACCGTGGTCGGTGCCGGCTATTTCATTCATTGGTTATTGCCGAGTGTTCCGCTGCCGGTGGCGTTTGCCTTGGCGGCGGTGCTGTCGCCGACGGATGCCGTGGCGGTGTCGGCGATTGCCCAGAACCGCTTGCCGACACCCCTGATGCATATGCTGCAGGGCGAAGCGCTGATGAACGATGCCTCGGGCCTTGTGACCTTCAAGTTTGCCTTGGCGGCGGCGGTGACGGGCGTGTTCTCGCTGGCCAACGCCAGTGTGACCTTTGTCCTGGTCGCGGTCGGCGGCCTGGCGGTCGGGGTGGCGCTGAGCTGGCTGGTGGGGCGCTTGCGGTCCTGGATGATCGCCCGTGGCTGGGATGACCCGGCGACGCACGTGGTGTTCATGTTGCTGCTGCCGTTTGCGGCGTATGTGCTGGCCGAGCGACTGGGTGCATCGGGCATCCTGTCGGCGGTGGCGGCGGGGATGATGCAGAGCTGGCTCGATCTGCTGCCGCGCCAGACCAGTACCCGCCTGCTCAATCGCAGCGTCTGGTCGTTGCTGGAATTTGCCTTCAATGGCCTGATCTTCCTGCTACTGGGCCTGCAATTGCCGGACATCATCAAGGCCGTGGCCAGCCATGAAACCTCGTTGTGGCCGACATTGCTCTACCGCTGCCTGGACGTGGTGGCGATTTTCCTGGTGCTGCTGGTGTTGCGGTTTATCTGGGTGCAGAGCATCTGGCGCTTGTCGGTTCTGCTACGACGCTGGCGCGGCAAGGGTGCAATGACCCAGGTGCCGACGGCGCGCTCGTGCTGGTTGCTGACGGTTGGCGGCGTGCGCGGTGCGGTGACGCTGGCGGGTGTGATGTCTGTGCCGCTGTTGATGGGGGCCGAGGCCTTTCCTGAGCGGGATCTGCTGATTTTCATCGCGGCCGGGGTGATCTTGCTGTCGCTGATTGCGGCGTGTATCGCTTTGCCGCTGTTGCTGCGCGGTATCGAGAAAAGCCCGGACGACAAGCGTCGCAATGAAGTGCGCGACGCCTGGCGCAAAACTGCCGAGGCCGCCATCCATGCGCTCGAAGCCGAAGAAGCCAATCCCCAGGATGCGGCGCAGGCCGCGCTGGCGGTAGAACTCAAGGCGCGGATCATGTCCGAGTATCGGCAACAGCTGGAGGTGTTCAACGATTCGGCGGAAGCCCAGGCGCTGGCGTTTCAGATGGATTTGCTTGAGCGGCGGCTACGCTTGAAGGCGCTGCGGGCGCAACGCCTTGAACTGTATAGCCTGAGCCGTCAGCACCAGATTGGCGATGACGTATTGCGGGAGGTGCTGGCTGACCTGGACTTGAGCGAAGCCAATCTCGGCCAGGTGAAATGA
- the dapC gene encoding succinyldiaminopimelate transaminase, protein MNNALNQLQPYPFEKLRALLGSVTPNPDKRPVALSIGEPKHRSPSFVAEALASNLDQMAVYPTTLGIPALREAIAAWCERRFGVPSGWLDPARNVLPVNGTREALFAFTQTVVNRGDDALVVSPNPFYQIYEGAAFLAGAKPHYLPCLDENGFNPDFDAVSPDIWKRCQILFLCSPGNPTGALIPVETLKKLIALADEHDFVIAADECYSELYFDEQTPPAGLLSACVELGRKDFKRCVVFHSLSKRSNLPGLRSGFVAGDADILKGFLLYRTYHGCAMPVQTQLASVAAWNDEVHVRANRALYREKYDAVLEILSPVMDVQRPDGGFYLWPNVAGDDEAFCRDLFVEEHVTVVPGSYLSRDVEGTNPGAGRVRMALVAPLAECVEAAERIRAFIQRR, encoded by the coding sequence ATGAACAACGCTCTGAACCAGTTGCAGCCCTACCCGTTCGAGAAGCTCCGCGCCCTGCTCGGCAGCGTCACGCCAAACCCTGACAAGCGCCCTGTCGCGCTGTCCATCGGCGAGCCGAAGCACCGTTCGCCGAGCTTTGTCGCCGAAGCCCTGGCCAGCAACCTGGATCAAATGGCCGTCTACCCGACCACCCTGGGCATCCCCGCCCTGCGTGAGGCCATCGCGGCCTGGTGCGAGCGCCGCTTCGGCGTCCCGAGCGGCTGGCTCGACCCGGCGCGCAACGTGCTGCCGGTCAACGGCACCCGTGAAGCGCTGTTTGCCTTCACCCAGACCGTGGTCAACCGTGGCGACGACGCCCTGGTGGTCAGCCCGAATCCTTTCTATCAGATCTACGAAGGCGCGGCGTTCCTCGCCGGGGCCAAGCCGCACTACCTGCCGTGCCTGGATGAAAACGGCTTCAACCCGGATTTCGATGCCGTCTCCCCGGACATCTGGAAACGCTGCCAGATCCTGTTCCTGTGCTCGCCGGGCAACCCCACCGGTGCGCTGATTCCGGTCGAGACCCTGAAAAAACTGATCGCCCTGGCCGACGAACACGACTTCGTGATCGCCGCGGACGAGTGCTACAGCGAACTGTACTTCGACGAACAGACCCCGCCGGCCGGTCTGCTCAGCGCCTGTGTGGAACTGGGCCGCAAGGATTTCAAGCGTTGCGTGGTGTTCCACAGCCTGTCCAAGCGCTCCAACCTGCCGGGCCTGCGTTCGGGCTTCGTCGCCGGTGACGCCGACATTCTCAAGGGCTTCCTGCTGTATCGCACCTACCACGGCTGCGCGATGCCGGTTCAGACCCAACTGGCCAGCGTCGCTGCCTGGAATGATGAAGTGCATGTGCGCGCCAACCGTGCGCTGTATCGCGAGAAATATGACGCGGTACTTGAGATCCTCAGCCCGGTGATGGATGTACAGCGCCCGGACGGCGGCTTCTATTTGTGGCCGAACGTTGCAGGCGATGACGAGGCATTCTGCCGTGATCTGTTCGTTGAAGAACACGTGACCGTGGTGCCGGGTTCCTATCTGTCCCGCGACGTCGAGGGGACCAATCCGGGTGCCGGACGAGTGCGCATGGCACTGGTTGCGCCGCTGGCCGAATGTGTTGAAGCCGCAGAGCGGATCCGCGCCTTTATCCAGCGCCGGTAA
- a CDS encoding [protein-PII] uridylyltransferase: protein MPQVDPELFDRGQFQAELALKASPIAAFKKAIRQAREVLDGRFRGGREIRRLIEDRAWFVDNILQKAWEQFDWSEDADIALVAVGGYGRGELHPFSDIDLLILLDSADHEIFRDSIERFLTLLWDIGLEVGQSVRSVDECAIEARADLTVVTNLMESRTICGPERLRQRMLDVTSTAHMWPSKDFFLAKRAEQKARHHKYNDTEYNLEPNVKGSPGGLRDIQTILWVARREYGTLNLRALAGEGFLVESENALLASSQEFLWKVRYALHMLAGRSEDRLLFDHQRTIAGLLGFQGDDAKQAIENFMQQYYRVVMSIAQLSDLIIQHFEEVILAPQDQTPPQPINSRFQLHDGYIEARNDNVFRRTPFAMLEIFVLMAQQPEIKGVRADTIRLLREHRHLIDDDFRNDIRNTSLFIELFKCKIGIHRNLRRMNRYGILGRYLPEFGFIVGQMQHDLFHIYTVDAHTLNLIKHLRKLQYTQVSEKFPLASKLMGKLPKPELIYLAGLYHDIGKGRHGDHSEIGAVDAEAFCQRHQLPAWDSRLIVWLVQNHLVMSTTAQRKDLSDPQVIHDFAQTVGDETHLDYLYVLTVADINATNPTLWNSWRASLLRQLYTETKRALRRGLENPVDREEQIRQTQSAALDILVRGGTDPDDVEQLWSQLGDDYFLRHTAGDVAWHSDAILQQPADGGPLVLIKETTQREFEGGTQIFIYAPDQHDFFAVTVAAMDQLNLNIHDARVITSSSQFTLDTYIVLDTDGDSIGDNPARVKQIRDGLTEALRNPDDYPTIIQRRVPRQLKHFAFAPQVTIHNDAQRPVTVLELSAPDRPGLLARIGTIFLEFDLSLQNAKIATLGERVEDVFFITDANNQPLSDPLLCSRLQDAIVEQLTVNQESEIKLSRLSI, encoded by the coding sequence ATGCCGCAGGTGGATCCAGAACTCTTCGACCGAGGCCAGTTCCAGGCGGAACTGGCCCTGAAGGCAAGCCCGATCGCGGCCTTCAAGAAGGCGATCCGCCAGGCCCGCGAGGTGCTCGACGGGCGCTTTCGCGGCGGCCGGGAGATTCGCCGGCTGATCGAGGATCGCGCCTGGTTCGTCGATAACATCCTGCAAAAGGCCTGGGAACAGTTCGACTGGAGCGAAGACGCCGACATCGCGCTGGTCGCGGTCGGCGGCTACGGTCGTGGTGAGCTGCACCCCTTTTCCGATATCGACCTGCTGATCCTGCTGGACAGCGCCGATCATGAGATTTTCCGGGATTCCATCGAGCGTTTTCTGACGCTGCTGTGGGACATCGGCCTGGAAGTCGGTCAGAGCGTGCGCTCGGTCGACGAGTGTGCCATTGAGGCCCGCGCCGACCTGACGGTCGTCACCAACCTGATGGAAAGCCGCACCATTTGCGGCCCCGAGCGCCTGCGCCAGCGCATGCTGGACGTTACCAGCACCGCGCACATGTGGCCGAGCAAAGACTTCTTCCTGGCCAAGCGCGCCGAGCAAAAGGCCCGGCACCACAAGTACAACGACACCGAATACAACCTGGAACCCAACGTCAAAGGTTCGCCCGGCGGCCTGCGGGACATCCAGACCATCCTGTGGGTGGCCCGTCGCGAATACGGCACCCTGAACCTGCGGGCGCTGGCCGGGGAAGGTTTCCTGGTCGAGAGCGAAAATGCCCTGCTGGCCTCCTCCCAGGAATTCCTGTGGAAGGTTCGTTACGCGTTGCACATGCTCGCCGGCCGCTCCGAAGACCGCTTGCTGTTCGATCACCAGCGCACCATTGCCGGGCTGCTGGGCTTCCAGGGCGATGACGCCAAGCAAGCCATCGAAAACTTCATGCAGCAGTATTACCGGGTGGTCATGAGCATTGCCCAGCTCAGCGACCTGATCATCCAGCACTTCGAAGAAGTCATTCTCGCGCCGCAAGACCAGACGCCGCCGCAACCGATCAACTCGCGATTCCAGCTGCACGACGGTTATATCGAGGCGCGCAACGACAACGTATTCCGTCGTACGCCTTTCGCCATGCTCGAAATCTTCGTGCTGATGGCGCAGCAACCGGAAATCAAGGGCGTGCGCGCCGACACCATTCGCCTGCTGCGCGAACACCGGCACCTGATCGACGACGATTTTCGCAACGACATTCGCAACACCAGCCTGTTCATCGAACTGTTCAAGTGCAAGATCGGCATCCATCGCAACCTGCGCCGGATGAACCGCTACGGCATCCTCGGCCGCTATCTGCCGGAGTTCGGATTCATTGTCGGGCAGATGCAGCACGACCTGTTTCACATTTATACGGTCGACGCCCACACCCTGAACCTGATCAAGCACCTGCGTAAGTTGCAGTACACCCAGGTGTCGGAAAAATTCCCGTTGGCCAGCAAGCTCATGGGCAAGCTGCCCAAGCCGGAGCTGATCTACCTGGCCGGGCTGTACCACGACATCGGCAAGGGCCGGCATGGCGACCATTCGGAAATCGGCGCGGTGGATGCCGAAGCCTTTTGCCAGCGCCATCAGCTGCCGGCCTGGGACAGCCGCCTGATCGTCTGGCTGGTGCAGAATCATCTGGTGATGTCGACCACCGCCCAGCGCAAGGATTTGTCCGACCCGCAGGTGATCCACGATTTCGCGCAGACCGTCGGCGACGAAACCCACCTCGATTATCTGTATGTACTGACCGTCGCCGACATCAACGCAACCAACCCGACGCTATGGAACTCCTGGCGCGCCAGCCTGTTGCGCCAGCTCTACACCGAGACCAAGCGGGCCTTGCGCCGTGGCCTGGAAAACCCGGTGGACCGCGAAGAACAGATCCGCCAGACCCAGAGCGCCGCCCTGGACATCCTGGTGCGCGGCGGCACCGATCCGGACGACGTCGAGCAACTCTGGTCGCAACTGGGCGACGACTACTTCCTGCGGCACACCGCCGGCGATGTGGCCTGGCACAGTGATGCGATCCTCCAGCAGCCGGCCGACGGCGGGCCACTGGTGCTGATCAAGGAAACCACCCAGCGCGAGTTCGAGGGCGGCACGCAGATCTTCATCTACGCCCCGGACCAGCACGACTTCTTCGCCGTGACCGTGGCCGCGATGGACCAGCTCAACCTGAACATCCACGACGCCCGGGTCATCACCTCCAGCAGCCAGTTCACCCTCGACACCTACATCGTGCTCGATACCGACGGCGACTCGATCGGCGATAATCCGGCGCGGGTCAAACAGATCCGTGACGGCCTGACCGAAGCCCTGCGCAATCCGGACGACTACCCGACCATCATTCAGCGTCGGGTGCCGCGCCAGCTCAAGCATTTCGCGTTTGCGCCGCAGGTGACGATCCACAACGACGCCCAGCGTCCGGTCACCGTGCTGGAGCTCAGCGCCCCGGATCGCCCGGGCTTGCTCGCTCGGATCGGCACGATATTCCTGGAATTCGACCTGTCGCTGCAGAACGCCAAGATCGCCACCCTGGGCGAGCGCGTGGAAGACGTGTTCTTCATCACCGATGCGAACAACCAGCCGTTGTCCGACCCGTTGCTGTGCAGCCGTTTGCAGGATGCGATCGTCGAACAGCTGACGGTCAACCAGGAATCCGAAATCAAACTGTCGCGCTTGAGTATCTGA
- the map gene encoding type I methionyl aminopeptidase, producing the protein MTVTLKTPEDIAKMRVAGKLAADVLEMIAEHVKPGITTEELDRICHDYIVNEQKAIPAPLNYKGYPKSICTSINHVVCHGIPNEKPLKDGDTLNIDVTVIKDGFHGDTSRMFHVGTVPVWAERLSQVTQECMYKAIEIVKPGCRLGDIGEIIQKHAEKNGFSVVREFCGHGIGKVFHEEPQILHYGRAGTGMELKAGMTFTIEPMINQGKADTKVLGDGWTAITKDRKLSAQWEHTLLVTETGYEIFTLRADDTIPRVSA; encoded by the coding sequence ATGACCGTCACCCTCAAAACCCCGGAGGACATCGCCAAAATGCGTGTCGCCGGCAAACTGGCCGCCGATGTGCTGGAAATGATTGCCGAACATGTCAAACCGGGCATCACCACCGAAGAGCTGGACCGCATCTGCCACGACTACATCGTCAACGAGCAGAAGGCCATCCCTGCCCCGCTCAATTACAAGGGCTACCCGAAGTCGATCTGCACCTCGATCAACCACGTGGTCTGCCACGGCATCCCGAACGAAAAGCCGTTGAAGGATGGCGACACCCTGAACATCGACGTCACCGTGATCAAGGATGGCTTTCACGGCGATACCAGCCGCATGTTCCACGTCGGCACCGTGCCGGTCTGGGCCGAGCGCCTGTCGCAGGTGACCCAGGAATGCATGTACAAGGCCATCGAAATCGTCAAGCCCGGCTGCCGCCTGGGCGACATCGGTGAAATCATCCAGAAACACGCTGAAAAGAATGGTTTCTCGGTGGTCCGCGAGTTCTGTGGCCACGGCATCGGCAAGGTCTTCCATGAAGAACCGCAGATCCTGCACTACGGCCGTGCCGGCACCGGCATGGAACTCAAGGCTGGCATGACCTTCACCATCGAGCCGATGATCAACCAGGGCAAGGCCGACACCAAGGTGCTGGGCGACGGCTGGACCGCGATCACCAAGGACCGCAAGCTGTCGGCGCAGTGGGAACACACCTTGCTGGTGACCGAAACCGGTTACGAAATCTTCACCTTGCGCGCCGACGACACCATCCCGCGCGTTTCGGCCTGA
- the rpsB gene encoding 30S ribosomal protein S2 — protein MSQVNMRDMLKAGVHFGHQTRYWNPKMGKYIFGARNKIHIINLEKTLPMFNEALTFVERLAQGKNKILFVGTKRSAGKIVAEEAARCGSPYVDHRWLGGMLTNFKTIRASIKRLRDLEVQAEDGTFAKLTKKEALMRTRDLEKLDRSLGGIKDMGGLPDALFVIDVDHERIAITEANKLGIPVIGVVDTNSSPEGVDYIIPGNDDAIRAIQLYMGSMADAVIRGRNHVAGGTEQFVEEAPAAAAE, from the coding sequence ATGTCCCAAGTCAACATGCGCGATATGCTGAAGGCCGGTGTGCACTTCGGTCACCAGACCCGTTACTGGAACCCGAAAATGGGTAAATACATTTTCGGCGCGCGTAACAAGATCCACATCATCAACCTTGAAAAAACCCTGCCAATGTTCAACGAAGCTCTGACTTTCGTAGAGCGTCTGGCCCAGGGCAAAAACAAGATTCTGTTCGTCGGCACCAAGCGTTCCGCTGGCAAGATCGTTGCTGAAGAAGCAGCACGTTGCGGTTCGCCGTACGTCGATCACCGCTGGTTGGGCGGCATGCTGACCAACTTCAAAACCATCCGTGCTTCCATCAAGCGTCTGCGTGACCTTGAAGTGCAAGCCGAAGACGGTACTTTCGCCAAGCTGACCAAGAAAGAAGCGCTGATGCGCACTCGCGATCTTGAGAAGCTCGATCGTTCCCTGGGTGGTATCAAGGACATGGGCGGTCTGCCAGACGCTCTGTTCGTTATCGACGTTGATCACGAGCGCATCGCGATCACCGAAGCCAACAAGCTGGGCATCCCGGTTATCGGCGTAGTCGATACCAACAGCAGCCCGGAAGGCGTTGACTACATCATCCCAGGCAACGATGACGCAATCCGCGCTATCCAGCTGTACATGGGTTCGATGGCTGACGCAGTCATCCGTGGTCGCAACCACGTTGCTGGCGGTACCGAGCAGTTCGTTGAAGAAGCTCCGGCAGCTGCAGCTGAGTAA
- the tsf gene encoding translation elongation factor Ts, with translation MAEITAALVKELRERTGEGMMDCKKALTKAGGDIEKAIDDMRASGAIKAAKKAGNVAAEGAIALKEDGKSAVLLEVNSQTDFLALQDDFKAFVAASVEKAFADKLTDVAPLIEAQEADRLVLVGKVGENVNIRRLARVEGDVVGGYLHGNKIGVAVVLKGGSVELAKDIAMHVAATNPEFLLPSEVSAEAVEREKGVFLTLNADKIAGKPENIVENMVKGRISKFLAEASLVEQAFVKNPEIKVGELAKKAGAEIVSFTYFKVGEGIEKPVDNFAEEVAAQLAAAKQ, from the coding sequence ATGGCAGAGATTACTGCAGCGTTGGTCAAAGAACTGCGTGAGCGTACCGGCGAAGGCATGATGGATTGCAAAAAGGCCTTGACCAAGGCCGGCGGCGACATCGAAAAAGCCATTGATGACATGCGTGCTTCCGGCGCCATCAAGGCTGCCAAAAAAGCTGGCAACGTTGCCGCTGAAGGCGCGATCGCTCTTAAAGAAGACGGTAAATCCGCCGTTCTGCTGGAAGTGAACTCGCAGACCGACTTCCTGGCTCTGCAGGACGACTTCAAGGCATTTGTTGCTGCAAGCGTTGAAAAAGCGTTTGCTGACAAGCTGACCGATGTCGCTCCGCTGATCGAAGCTCAAGAAGCCGATCGTCTGGTTCTGGTCGGCAAGGTTGGCGAAAACGTCAACATCCGTCGCCTGGCACGCGTTGAAGGTGATGTTGTCGGTGGTTACCTGCACGGCAACAAGATCGGTGTTGCGGTTGTTCTGAAGGGCGGCAGCGTTGAGCTGGCCAAGGACATCGCTATGCACGTAGCAGCCACCAACCCTGAATTCCTGCTGCCATCGGAAGTTTCCGCTGAAGCGGTCGAGCGTGAGAAGGGCGTGTTCCTGACCCTGAACGCCGACAAGATCGCTGGCAAGCCAGAAAACATCGTTGAAAACATGGTCAAAGGCCGTATCAGCAAGTTCCTGGCTGAAGCGAGCCTGGTTGAGCAGGCGTTCGTCAAGAACCCTGAAATCAAGGTTGGTGAACTGGCGAAGAAAGCCGGTGCCGAAATCGTTTCTTTCACCTACTTCAAAGTAGGCGAAGGCATCGAGAAGCCGGTCGACAACTTCGCTGAAGAAGTTGCTGCCCAGCTGGCCGCCGCCAAGCAATAA
- the pyrH gene encoding UMP kinase produces the protein MAQQGSGYQARYKRILLKLSGEALMGSEEFGIDPKVLDRMALEVGQLVGIGVQVGLVIGGGNLFRGAALSAAGMDRVTGDHMGMLATVMNALAMRDALERANISAIVMSAISMVGVTDHYDRRKAMRHLNAKEVVIFAAGTGNPFFTTDSAACLRAIEIDADVVLKATKVDGVYTADPFKDPHAEKFDHLTYDEVLDRKLGVMDLTAICLCRDHKMPLRVFNMNKPGALLNIVHGGAEGTLIEEGQQ, from the coding sequence ATGGCTCAGCAGGGCAGTGGTTATCAGGCTCGCTATAAACGCATTCTACTCAAGCTTAGCGGCGAGGCCCTGATGGGCTCGGAAGAGTTCGGGATCGATCCGAAAGTTCTGGATCGCATGGCGCTGGAAGTCGGCCAGCTGGTCGGCATCGGTGTTCAGGTCGGTCTGGTGATCGGTGGTGGTAACCTGTTTCGCGGTGCGGCGCTGAGCGCGGCCGGCATGGATCGGGTCACTGGCGACCACATGGGCATGCTGGCCACTGTGATGAATGCCTTGGCCATGCGTGATGCGCTGGAGCGTGCCAATATCTCCGCCATCGTGATGTCGGCCATTTCCATGGTTGGTGTGACCGATCACTATGATCGCCGCAAAGCCATGCGCCACCTGAACGCCAAGGAGGTTGTGATTTTCGCGGCGGGTACGGGTAACCCGTTCTTCACCACGGATTCGGCAGCCTGCCTGCGTGCAATCGAAATCGATGCCGATGTGGTGCTCAAGGCAACCAAGGTCGATGGCGTCTACACTGCGGACCCATTCAAGGACCCGCATGCCGAGAAGTTCGATCATCTGACGTACGATGAAGTGCTGGATCGCAAGCTGGGCGTGATGGACCTGACGGCCATTTGCCTGTGCCGCGACCACAAGATGCCGTTGCGCGTATTTAACATGAACAAGCCCGGCGCCCTGCTGAACATCGTGCATGGCGGCGCTGAAGGGACCCTGATCGAGGAAGGCCAACAATGA
- the frr gene encoding ribosome recycling factor, translating into MINEIKKDAQERMKKSVESLAHNFGRIRTGQAHPSILEGVMVPYYGSDTPIKQVANITVKDARTLQVVAFERNMLGAVDKAIGSAGLNLNPTNLGELLLISMPALTEETRKGFTKQARDVAEDARVAVRNIRRDANSQLKDLVKEKEISEDEERRATGEIDDLTKKYVAEIDANLAQKEKDLMAV; encoded by the coding sequence ATGATCAACGAAATCAAGAAAGACGCTCAAGAGCGCATGAAAAAATCCGTGGAATCGCTGGCGCACAACTTCGGCCGTATTCGTACCGGCCAGGCGCACCCAAGCATTCTTGAAGGCGTGATGGTGCCGTATTACGGTTCCGACACCCCGATCAAGCAAGTGGCGAACATCACCGTCAAGGACGCCCGTACCCTGCAAGTCGTTGCCTTTGAGCGCAACATGCTGGGTGCTGTCGACAAAGCCATCGGTAGCGCAGGTCTGAACCTCAACCCGACCAACCTGGGTGAGTTGCTGCTGATCTCCATGCCGGCCCTGACCGAAGAAACCCGCAAGGGCTTCACCAAGCAGGCGCGCGATGTCGCTGAAGACGCTCGTGTTGCCGTGCGCAACATCCGTCGTGATGCGAATAGCCAGCTCAAGGATCTGGTCAAGGAAAAAGAAATCAGCGAAGACGAAGAGCGTCGCGCCACTGGCGAGATCGATGATCTGACCAAAAAGTACGTGGCTGAAATCGACGCGAATCTGGCGCAGAAAGAAAAAGACCTGATGGCCGTATAA